The Desulfurobacteriaceae bacterium genome has a window encoding:
- a CDS encoding MlaD family protein → MGKLSLEAKVGAFVILSFLGLGVIVANLNPLKFQKAAPQSCCYYLLFRNVAGLEKDAPVRVAGVEVGRVEKIDVKGTLAEVKVIFFKPIKVYKNAKARIETMGLMGEKYIEFYPGSPPAPPLTPGTVIENTQSVASMDELLLALYETVENFNKALITSDGKNRLAIIMEEVSHLTLTVDQTVNTLNQVIEENRDALRKTLQNVLALSMALNEELTQVLDNVNSLTVQLSEMVSENREDIRTVVVNLKKVTEKLPELTQKAELISKELEETIKESKGNIQESLQDLRFLAGNLKEVSKDIKILVSKINEGNGTIGRLVNDDTLYRSVSDTAKTLGKLASKFEETKTYIGFSGDVNTKTGDTRGLLTFKVVPSEDHYYLLEVVGDSQGKVDKKYYYVTSGNSTSLRKEIERSYRLELTLQYAKVFRDRLLSRNGKFVLRGGLKESTGGVGLDYTIGKYTLFSDLWDFGREDEDGKEIPPHLRVGLKYNISDNWFFYLGGDELLYKDYRGFFLGTGLLFGDEDLKYLLTSVPAGGF, encoded by the coding sequence ATGGGTAAACTGTCTTTAGAAGCAAAAGTTGGTGCATTTGTTATTTTAAGTTTTTTAGGACTTGGAGTGATAGTAGCAAATCTAAATCCCTTAAAGTTTCAAAAAGCAGCCCCTCAAAGCTGTTGTTACTACCTTCTTTTTAGAAATGTAGCAGGTCTAGAGAAAGATGCCCCTGTAAGGGTTGCAGGAGTAGAAGTTGGTAGAGTAGAAAAGATAGACGTGAAAGGAACTCTTGCAGAAGTTAAGGTTATTTTCTTTAAACCAATAAAGGTCTATAAAAATGCTAAAGCACGAATAGAAACCATGGGACTGATGGGAGAGAAGTACATAGAGTTCTATCCAGGTTCCCCTCCAGCTCCTCCACTTACACCGGGAACGGTGATAGAAAATACCCAAAGTGTAGCCTCTATGGATGAACTCCTACTGGCTCTTTACGAAACTGTAGAGAACTTTAACAAGGCTTTAATAACTTCCGATGGAAAGAACAGGTTAGCAATTATAATGGAGGAAGTTTCCCACCTTACCTTAACTGTAGATCAGACTGTTAACACTTTAAATCAGGTGATAGAAGAAAATAGGGATGCGTTAAGAAAAACTCTCCAAAACGTATTGGCTTTATCAATGGCACTAAACGAAGAACTAACCCAAGTACTTGATAACGTAAACTCCTTAACAGTTCAATTATCAGAAATGGTATCAGAAAACAGAGAAGATATTAGAACCGTTGTGGTAAACCTTAAGAAAGTTACTGAGAAATTACCTGAGCTTACACAAAAGGCAGAACTTATTTCTAAAGAATTAGAAGAAACGATAAAAGAAAGTAAAGGGAACATTCAAGAAAGTCTTCAAGATTTAAGGTTTTTAGCAGGAAACCTAAAAGAGGTTTCTAAGGATATAAAAATTTTAGTTTCAAAAATAAATGAAGGGAACGGAACGATTGGAAGACTTGTAAACGATGATACCCTCTACAGGAGCGTTTCAGATACAGCAAAAACTTTAGGAAAATTAGCAAGTAAATTTGAGGAAACAAAGACCTATATAGGCTTCAGTGGAGATGTAAACACCAAAACAGGAGATACAAGGGGACTCCTTACCTTTAAAGTTGTTCCATCAGAAGACCATTACTACTTACTTGAAGTTGTTGGAGACTCTCAAGGAAAAGTTGATAAAAAATACTACTACGTTACCAGTGGAAACAGCACTTCTTTAAGAAAAGAAATAGAAAGAAGTTATCGCTTAGAACTTACGTTGCAGTACGCTAAAGTTTTTAGAGACAGATTGCTTTCCAGAAATGGCAAATTTGTTTTAAGGGGAGGATTAAAGGAAAGTACAGGAGGGGTAGGTCTCGATTACACCATAGGGAAGTATACTCTCTTTTCAGACCTTTGGGATTTTGGAAGAGAAGACGAAGATGGAAAAGAAATTCCACCTCACCTTAGGGTAGGTTTAAAATACAACATTAGCGATAATTGGTTCTTTTACCTTGGAGGAGATGAACTTCTTTACAAAGATTACAGAGGATTTTTCTTAGGAACAGGATTACTGTTTGGAGACGAAGACCTAAAATATCTACTTACTTCTGTTCCAGCTGGAGGATTTTAA
- the rlmB gene encoding 23S rRNA (guanosine(2251)-2'-O)-methyltransferase RlmB produces MVIYGINPVAEAIRSGYPVLKIYVEENFRDRERILPLVRKQGIKVVKVNKKKLFDVAKTEKNQGIVAVVSPVEPKSFEELAKEAIETKGCLLFLDRIEDPHNLGAIFRSADAFGVIGLVLPKDRSATISDTVVKASTGAVFYVPFSIVSSFSNALRKFKDMGGWLVGLEAGGKDISKYSFPFPLGLVAGSEGKGLSRTTLKQLDDVVSIPMRGHVNSLNVSNAVAIGLYCVSMQL; encoded by the coding sequence ATGGTTATATACGGCATAAACCCTGTAGCAGAAGCAATAAGGTCAGGATATCCTGTTCTGAAAATATACGTTGAAGAAAACTTTAGAGATAGAGAAAGAATTTTACCTTTAGTAAGAAAGCAGGGAATAAAGGTAGTAAAGGTTAACAAAAAGAAACTTTTTGATGTAGCAAAAACGGAAAAAAATCAAGGCATTGTAGCTGTTGTTTCTCCAGTAGAACCCAAAAGCTTTGAGGAACTTGCAAAAGAAGCTATTGAAACAAAAGGATGTCTTCTATTCCTTGATAGAATAGAAGATCCCCACAATCTTGGGGCTATCTTTCGTTCAGCTGATGCTTTTGGTGTAATAGGTTTAGTTCTTCCGAAAGATAGAAGTGCCACTATTAGTGATACAGTAGTAAAAGCATCAACGGGAGCTGTTTTTTATGTTCCGTTTTCTATAGTTTCCAGTTTCTCGAACGCCCTAAGAAAGTTCAAAGACATGGGCGGTTGGCTTGTTGGTCTTGAGGCAGGGGGGAAAGATATAAGCAAATATTCATTTCCTTTTCCTTTGGGGCTTGTAGCAGGTTCGGAAGGCAAAGGTCTTTCAAGGACAACCTTAAAACAGCTGGATGACGTAGTTTCAATACCGATGAGGGGACATGTAAATTCTTTAAACGTTTCAAACGCTGTAGCAATAGGTCTTTACTGTGTATCTATGCAACTATAA
- a CDS encoding ATP-binding cassette domain-containing protein, producing the protein MKEAIVVKDLKKSFGKKVVHNGVNFTVYDGEIFVIMGPSGTGKSVLLKQIARLIKPDSGKIIVYGMDVLNLEEEEETAFRETLTYVFQSGALFDSLPIWYNVSFYLIEKKGIKEKEAREIAKHYLSLLGLREVEDLFPSELSGGMRKRVAVARALCMNPKCILFDEPTSGLDPVMTTVLDRLILRLRNEFKKTCVVVTHDVNSAFRIADRIAILWNGKVVQIGTPEEIKNSKNKVVKQFISGEIEGPITNSLERNDG; encoded by the coding sequence ATGAAAGAGGCCATTGTAGTTAAGGATTTAAAAAAGTCTTTTGGCAAAAAGGTTGTTCATAACGGGGTAAACTTTACTGTTTACGACGGAGAAATTTTCGTAATAATGGGACCATCGGGAACAGGTAAAAGTGTTCTTCTTAAGCAGATTGCAAGGTTAATAAAACCTGATAGTGGTAAAATAATTGTTTACGGAATGGACGTTTTAAATCTAGAAGAAGAGGAAGAAACTGCGTTTAGAGAAACCCTAACTTACGTTTTCCAAAGTGGAGCCCTTTTTGACTCTCTTCCTATTTGGTACAACGTTTCTTTCTATCTAATAGAGAAAAAAGGAATAAAGGAAAAGGAAGCTCGGGAAATTGCCAAACATTACCTTTCTCTTCTAGGATTAAGAGAAGTGGAAGATCTATTTCCCTCTGAACTTTCAGGAGGAATGAGAAAAAGGGTTGCTGTAGCAAGAGCCCTTTGTATGAATCCAAAGTGTATCCTTTTTGATGAACCAACATCTGGTCTTGATCCGGTTATGACAACAGTTCTTGATAGGTTAATCCTAAGGTTAAGGAATGAGTTTAAAAAAACATGCGTGGTTGTAACCCATGATGTAAACAGTGCTTTTAGAATAGCTGATAGGATCGCGATTCTTTGGAATGGTAAGGTTGTTCAAATTGGAACTCCAGAAGAAATAAAGAATTCTAAAAACAAGGTTGTGAAGCAGTTTATAAGTGGAGAAATCGAAGGACCTATCACAAACTCTTTGGAGAGAAACGATGGGTAA
- a CDS encoding ABC transporter permease, producing the protein MIGILESIGRVVINLFEFWGSWLIISLKSLTLAFSKPFRIKHYLHHLANIGAGSLPVIAITSLFTGGVIALETYEAFHQFNAEFMIGGVVAISMSREMAPVLTALLLTARSGSAMAAEIGTMKVTEQIDALRMMAVDPIKYLITPRVYTSIIAAVLLTIISDVVGYVGGYVVSVMTFDINKVLYMKYTQTLVDFGDVIHGLIKAAIFGLLVSTISCFYGYLTRGGAKGVGESTTKAVVVSSIAILVSDYLITFILRFLNL; encoded by the coding sequence TTGATTGGAATCTTGGAAAGTATAGGAAGAGTTGTCATTAATCTCTTTGAATTCTGGGGAAGTTGGCTAATAATTTCACTAAAAAGTCTAACCTTGGCTTTCTCAAAACCTTTCAGGATCAAACATTACTTACACCACCTTGCAAATATTGGAGCGGGATCTTTACCTGTCATTGCCATTACGTCCCTTTTCACGGGAGGAGTTATTGCCCTTGAAACGTATGAAGCCTTCCATCAGTTTAACGCTGAGTTTATGATCGGAGGAGTTGTTGCCATATCTATGTCAAGGGAAATGGCACCGGTTCTTACAGCACTTCTTCTAACTGCCCGATCAGGATCTGCCATGGCAGCAGAGATTGGAACAATGAAAGTAACTGAACAGATAGATGCCTTACGAATGATGGCTGTTGACCCGATTAAGTACTTGATCACACCAAGGGTTTATACATCTATCATTGCTGCTGTTCTCCTAACGATAATATCTGATGTAGTGGGTTACGTTGGAGGATATGTAGTTAGCGTGATGACTTTTGATATAAACAAGGTTCTTTACATGAAATACACTCAAACTCTTGTAGATTTTGGAGACGTTATTCATGGACTTATAAAAGCAGCAATTTTTGGACTTTTAGTATCTACGATTAGTTGTTTTTACGGGTACTTAACAAGAGGAGGAGCAAAAGGAGTAGGAGAATCTACAACAAAAGCGGTAGTAGTATCTTCTATCGCTATTCTCGTTTCAGACTACCTAATAACCTTCATACTGAGGTTCTTAAATCTATGA
- a CDS encoding ATP-binding protein, which yields MKIEDLLFSLPLPVALTDGEGRISYVNQKMESFLNRSLKYLKDRKLSEFFKNKKDIEEQIKKSYTELLEIFGFKDNGHYLTFAPLYISSKVEGVIVIVQQDTSPFEKDITLFLKGISHEIRNPLGGIKGAAKLLSTLKSYDKELVSVILEETERIERFLDNIVKAFDFSKLSFSRRNIHEIIQSVVKLFEHEIKRHKVKVVYNFDPSLPEILLDSDKITQAIINIFKNALESLTDAKDKLIRIETGYAIQPSGFIFIRIADTGCGMDEEELKNFFLPFFTTKEKGTGLGTFIANEIVKGHGGELKVKSEKNVGTEITIFLPMRRNDGKDFNSR from the coding sequence ATGAAAATAGAGGATCTTCTCTTTTCCCTTCCCCTTCCTGTTGCCCTCACCGACGGGGAAGGGAGAATATCTTACGTCAACCAAAAAATGGAAAGTTTCTTAAATAGATCCCTAAAATACTTAAAAGATAGAAAACTTTCAGAATTTTTCAAAAACAAAAAGGATATAGAAGAACAAATAAAAAAGTCCTATACAGAACTTCTTGAAATTTTCGGTTTTAAGGACAACGGTCATTATTTAACTTTCGCTCCTTTGTACATTTCTTCTAAGGTTGAAGGAGTTATTGTTATAGTCCAGCAAGATACTAGCCCTTTTGAAAAAGATATTACCCTTTTCTTGAAAGGAATTTCTCACGAAATAAGAAACCCTTTAGGAGGCATTAAAGGGGCAGCTAAACTTTTATCTACACTAAAAAGTTATGATAAAGAATTGGTCTCTGTAATCCTTGAAGAAACAGAAAGAATAGAAAGGTTTCTAGACAATATTGTAAAAGCTTTTGACTTTTCCAAACTGAGCTTTTCAAGAAGAAATATCCACGAAATCATTCAAAGTGTCGTAAAACTTTTTGAACACGAAATAAAGAGGCACAAAGTCAAAGTTGTTTACAATTTTGACCCTTCTTTACCTGAGATTTTGTTAGATTCAGACAAAATTACTCAGGCAATAATAAACATCTTTAAGAACGCTTTAGAGTCCCTTACCGATGCTAAAGATAAATTGATAAGAATAGAAACCGGTTATGCTATTCAACCGTCAGGATTTATTTTCATTAGGATAGCAGATACAGGCTGTGGAATGGACGAAGAAGAACTTAAGAACTTTTTCCTGCCGTTTTTTACAACTAAGGAAAAAGGAACTGGACTTGGAACTTTTATTGCTAATGAGATAGTAAAAGGACATGGTGGAGAACTAAAAGTTAAAAGTGAAAAAAATGTTGGAACAGAAATAACAATTTTCTTAC
- the hisH gene encoding imidazole glycerol phosphate synthase subunit HisH has protein sequence MIVVIDYGMGNLRSVSKALEFVGAKVEVSEDPQKLKDAKGLVLPGVGAFKDAVKNLKEKKLWDAIIKEVEKGKPILGICLGLQLLFEKSYEFGETEGLGLIEGEVVKFELPKDLKIPHMGWNQIEKKKESELLNGIENGEFFYFVHSYYVKPKDEKVKLTETEYGVKFTSSIEKDNIFATQFHPEKSQKVGLRLLENFLKVVERA, from the coding sequence ATGATAGTTGTGATTGATTACGGCATGGGAAACTTAAGGAGCGTTAGCAAAGCTTTGGAGTTTGTAGGAGCTAAGGTAGAGGTAAGTGAAGATCCACAGAAACTAAAAGATGCAAAAGGTTTGGTTCTTCCTGGCGTTGGAGCTTTTAAAGATGCCGTTAAGAACTTAAAGGAGAAAAAACTTTGGGACGCGATAATAAAAGAAGTAGAAAAAGGCAAACCTATTCTAGGTATTTGTCTTGGACTTCAGCTTCTTTTTGAAAAGAGTTATGAATTTGGAGAAACGGAAGGGTTAGGACTTATAGAAGGTGAAGTTGTAAAGTTTGAACTTCCAAAAGATTTAAAAATTCCCCATATGGGCTGGAATCAAATTGAAAAGAAAAAGGAATCTGAACTTCTTAATGGAATAGAAAATGGAGAGTTTTTCTATTTCGTTCACTCTTACTATGTGAAACCAAAAGACGAAAAGGTTAAACTTACAGAAACAGAATACGGAGTAAAGTTCACCTCCTCAATTGAAAAAGACAACATTTTTGCCACTCAGTTTCACCCTGAAAAGAGCCAAAAGGTTGGCTTAAGATTACTTGAAAACTTCTTAAAAGTAGTTGAGAGGGCATAA
- the amrS gene encoding AmmeMemoRadiSam system radical SAM enzyme, translating to MLTVLADYWEPLEDNKVRCTLCPRNCTILDGGQGFCLVRKNRGGKLYTTVYGEITSLAYDPIEKKPLYHFYPGSVILSVGTNGCNLDCKSCQNWEISRQETKREIFLPEIAVEYAKQYGSIGIAYTYNDPIIWFEFVKDTAKRIKEAGLVNVMVTNGNISIDALREILPFIDAFNVDLKGMDKEYYSKFSSFPNPNVWKVCEEIRKAGKHLELTKLIVPGFDEFTEDFFERFGKWISENLGRDVPIHYSRFFPAYKLMNTPPTPLEVLNLAYDVTKEYLYYVYVGNVIEPERESTHCPLCGEILVRRIGYDVEVLFPESGECPRCGRPVDFVF from the coding sequence ATGCTAACTGTCTTAGCAGATTACTGGGAACCTTTGGAAGACAATAAGGTAAGATGTACTTTATGTCCAAGAAACTGCACAATCTTAGATGGTGGACAGGGATTTTGTCTTGTTAGAAAAAATAGAGGAGGTAAACTTTACACAACCGTTTATGGAGAAATTACGTCCCTTGCTTATGATCCTATAGAGAAAAAACCGCTTTACCATTTTTATCCGGGGTCTGTCATACTCTCGGTTGGAACAAACGGTTGCAACCTTGACTGTAAATCTTGCCAAAACTGGGAAATATCAAGGCAGGAGACAAAAAGAGAAATATTTTTGCCAGAGATTGCCGTAGAATACGCAAAGCAATACGGGTCTATCGGTATAGCCTATACTTACAACGATCCGATAATTTGGTTTGAGTTCGTAAAAGATACTGCTAAGAGGATAAAGGAAGCTGGACTTGTTAACGTCATGGTGACCAACGGCAACATATCTATAGATGCTCTAAGGGAGATCTTGCCCTTTATAGATGCTTTCAACGTTGATTTAAAAGGAATGGATAAAGAATACTATTCAAAATTTTCTTCATTTCCAAATCCAAACGTTTGGAAAGTTTGTGAAGAGATTAGAAAAGCTGGTAAACACTTAGAGTTAACAAAACTTATAGTCCCTGGTTTTGATGAATTTACAGAAGATTTCTTTGAAAGGTTTGGAAAGTGGATTTCAGAAAACTTGGGAAGGGATGTTCCTATACACTACTCAAGATTCTTTCCAGCTTACAAATTGATGAATACTCCTCCAACACCTTTGGAAGTTTTGAACTTAGCTTACGATGTAACGAAAGAATATCTCTACTACGTCTACGTTGGTAATGTAATAGAACCAGAGAGGGAATCTACCCACTGTCCTCTCTGTGGAGAAATTTTAGTAAGGAGAATAGGCTACGACGTTGAAGTCTTATTTCCTGAGAGTGGAGAATGTCCAAGATGTGGTAGGCCTGTTGATTTTGTATTTTAA
- the gspG gene encoding type II secretion system major pseudopilin GspG, translating to MRRKGFTLIELMVVIVILGLLAALVAPKFLKRGEEAKLTTTQVQMKNIEQALKLYKLHNSSYPTTDQGLKALVEKPESEPVPKNWKGPYLENVPKDAWGNDFIYISDGKHFILISPGADGEEETEDDLKVEG from the coding sequence ATGAGAAGAAAAGGGTTTACCTTGATTGAACTTATGGTCGTTATTGTTATTTTAGGACTTCTTGCTGCTCTTGTAGCTCCAAAGTTCTTAAAGAGAGGGGAAGAAGCAAAACTAACAACGACTCAAGTTCAAATGAAGAACATAGAACAAGCGTTAAAACTTTATAAACTCCACAACTCATCTTATCCAACGACAGACCAAGGACTCAAAGCCCTTGTTGAGAAACCTGAAAGTGAACCTGTTCCTAAAAATTGGAAAGGTCCATATCTTGAAAACGTTCCTAAGGACGCTTGGGGAAACGATTTTATTTACATCTCAGATGGAAAACACTTTATTCTCATATCGCCCGGAGCTGATGGAGAAGAAGAAACAGAAGATGACCTAAAAGTGGAAGGGTAA